From Lactobacillus sp. PV012:
TTGACTGCCATACTTGATAATTTATTCGATATTTTCCTTTTTTTGTTGTAAAAATTTCGTTGATTTTCACGCGACCAAAGTGTCGAATACTTAAAATATCCTCTCTAGAAATCATTATATGAGATTCTTTAATATCATGCCAATTTAATTTTATATTTTTCTCTTTTAAACTAGCTTTAACGTGACTTCTACTTTGATTAATTATACTACTTACTACCGTATCTAAACGTAAGGAAACGACTACAGCACTTCTCTCTTCACTATCATCATTAACTTGAAGAATTTCCTTTTCAGAAATTTCGTGTAATTTAACTTTTGCATGACCAATTTTAGTGACTTCTTGCTCTACGAATTTTACTAATTGTTTCTCAATAAAAAATTGCCAATTCCCTTTTCCATCGCTAATGATATCACCAACAGTATTAACTTCAATTCCTGAATTTGCTAATACTCCTAAAATTTGACTATGAGTAATTTTCTCCCATTTTTTATTATAAGATATTTCAAGTACAGCTATGTCAAACTTCTCTGGCAAAAAGCTTTCTTCCCAATCACATAGCAATAACCGAACTTTTTCGGCACTTTGATACCCACCCCAAGTTAAAACTTGAGCACAATTACCTACTATTTTTTTAAAAATAAAGACTTCGCGCGGATTTAAAAACGGA
This genomic window contains:
- a CDS encoding RNA-binding protein encodes the protein MIEKKQASDFYQHFDVNERSTVDFFVGLFNRYLFQNDPILTPFLNPREVFIFKKIVGNCAQVLTWGGYQSAEKVRLLLCDWEESFLPEKFDIAVLEISYNKKWEKITHSQILGVLANSGIEVNTVGDIISDGKGNWQFFIEKQLVKFVEQEVTKIGHAKVKLHEISEKEILQVNDDSEERSAVVVSLRLDTVVSSIINQSRSHVKASLKEKNIKLNWHDIKESHIMISREDILSIRHFGRVKINEIFTTKKGKYRINYQVWQSKKR